The genomic region TTACGATTCACCTCGAAAGCCCCGACCGCCAGCCCATTGCCAGCCAGCCCGGCCAGTTTCTGACCCTGATTCTGCCCTGCGGCCCCGGCGGCAAAAAAGAGCGGCGGGCCTACTCGCTTAGCAGCACGCCCAGTGAGGCCCCGCGCCTGGCCGTCACGGTGAAGCGCGTGGCCGGTGGCCTGGTCAGCAACTACTTGCTCGATACGGTGCGGGTAGGGCAGCAAGTAGAGGCCATGGCGCCACTCGGTAACTTCACCCTGAAGCCTGATTCCAGCGCGGCCCGCTCGTTGGTGCTCATCGGCGCCGGCAGTGGCATCACCCCGCTCATGAGCATGCTGAAAGCGGTGCTGCGCGAGGAGCCCCGCAGCCAAGTGCTGCTCGTGTACGGTAACCGCACCGAAGACTCGGTGATTTTCCGGCAGCAACTAGCTCAGCTGGAGGCACAGTCGGGTGGGCGCTTGCAGGTAGAGCATGTGTATAGTCAGCCGCACACGCCCGCCAGTGGCAAGCCGCACCAGTACACCGGCCGCCTCAACCGCACCATGCTGCTGCGTATTCTGGAGCAGCGCCACGCCAGCTTGCCGGCGCAGGCTGAGTATTACATGTGCGGACCCGAAGGCATGATGAACGAAGCCCGCGCCGCCCTGGACCTATTGGGCGTGCCGGCCGCGCAGATTCACCGCGAGAGTTTCGTGGCCGCCGCCGACTCGGCTGAAACTGCCGCCGCGCAGCCCAGCGGCCACGGCGACGTATCGACGGCCGATGACGACGATGCCTCGGCTACCCGCCAGGTGACCGTTCAGTACGAAGGCAGCGAGTACCAATTTGACGTGGCGCCCGATCAGACTATTCTGGAGGCGGCTCTCGACCTGGATATCGACCTGCCCTACTCTTGCCAGGCGGGCCTGTGCACCGCCTGCCGTGGTAAGTGCTTGAGTGGTAAAGTGCACCTTGATGAGCGTGAAGGCCTGTCGGACTCTGAAATGGCCAAGGGCTACATACTAGTGTGCGTGGCGCACCCGCTCACCAAGGATGTGGTGATTGAAATAGATTAGCAGTCGAGCTAGCATTTGCTTACCTTCCGTCATGGACACAACCCGGTGGCTGACCATTGCCCAGCGCCTACAGGCGCTAGCGCAAGCTGGTCTGGAATACTCAAAAAACAGCCCGTTCGACCAGGAGCGCTACGCCGAAATCAGGGCGCTGAGCGTGCAGATGGTGGCCGGACTGACGGAAGAGCCGCTGGAAAAAGTAACCGCCTTTTTCACCTCCGAAACGGGCTACCAGACTCCCAAGGTGGATGTGCGGGTAGTGGTGTTTCGGGGAACCGATGAAGTGCTGATGGTGCAGGAAAAAATGGACCACAACCGCTGGACCCTACCCGGTGGCTGGGCCGATGTGGGCCTGACGCCCTTTGAGGTAGCCGAAAAAGAAGCCGAGGAAGAAACTGGCCTGCACGTGCGGGCGGTGCGCCTATTGGCCCTGTTCGATAAAAAGCAGCACCCGCATCCCCCACAGCCCTGGTACGTGTACAAGTGCTGCGTGCTATGCGAGGTGGTAGGCGGCGAGCTGGGCAACGACAACGTGGAAACCGGCGAGGCCCGCTGGGTACACGAATCGGAGCTGGACAACCTGGAGCTGTCTACCGACCGTATTACCAGGTCGCAGTTGGCTACCCTGTTCGAATTTGCCCGCCAACCTGACAAACCGACGCTCTGCGACTAAAACCTGTACGGCTGCTTGGTAGTTACGTAGTATTGACCCGGTGCAATCTCGAC from Hymenobacter aerilatus harbors:
- a CDS encoding ferredoxin--NADP reductase is translated as MSYLTLNVVDLTQEAPDAVTIHLESPDRQPIASQPGQFLTLILPCGPGGKKERRAYSLSSTPSEAPRLAVTVKRVAGGLVSNYLLDTVRVGQQVEAMAPLGNFTLKPDSSAARSLVLIGAGSGITPLMSMLKAVLREEPRSQVLLVYGNRTEDSVIFRQQLAQLEAQSGGRLQVEHVYSQPHTPASGKPHQYTGRLNRTMLLRILEQRHASLPAQAEYYMCGPEGMMNEARAALDLLGVPAAQIHRESFVAAADSAETAAAQPSGHGDVSTADDDDASATRQVTVQYEGSEYQFDVAPDQTILEAALDLDIDLPYSCQAGLCTACRGKCLSGKVHLDEREGLSDSEMAKGYILVCVAHPLTKDVVIEID
- a CDS encoding NUDIX hydrolase; this encodes MDTTRWLTIAQRLQALAQAGLEYSKNSPFDQERYAEIRALSVQMVAGLTEEPLEKVTAFFTSETGYQTPKVDVRVVVFRGTDEVLMVQEKMDHNRWTLPGGWADVGLTPFEVAEKEAEEETGLHVRAVRLLALFDKKQHPHPPQPWYVYKCCVLCEVVGGELGNDNVETGEARWVHESELDNLELSTDRITRSQLATLFEFARQPDKPTLCD